A single uncultured Methanolobus sp. DNA region contains:
- a CDS encoding ATPase domain-containing protein, with amino-acid sequence MRFIDTIEGLNKVFQTDIPRNSVVLITGAPGTLKSGLTFSILSKYLEGADEYGLYITLEESKANHVRNMEHMGVKLTERLGILDYSDYRLQFDEYTQDLISTIETQIMQYKRKWGDKFSCVALDSLGALYSLMEESDDEMRKRLYHLFEPLRRENLTSFIIFENFNTLDTHQSQSGIEGYLTDGIIELGIASKQNVSYRFIRVLKMRATTHSMDPWVVTVSDEGLKIYKGVS; translated from the coding sequence ATGAGATTCATAGATACTATAGAGGGATTGAACAAAGTTTTCCAGACTGATATACCAAGAAACAGTGTTGTTCTTATCACAGGTGCTCCCGGTACCCTGAAATCAGGACTGACATTCTCCATACTTTCAAAATACCTGGAAGGTGCTGATGAATACGGATTGTATATAACTCTTGAAGAAAGCAAAGCCAATCATGTAAGGAACATGGAACACATGGGTGTAAAGCTTACAGAAAGACTTGGTATTCTTGATTACAGTGACTACAGATTGCAGTTTGATGAGTACACGCAGGATCTTATTTCTACAATTGAGACGCAGATCATGCAGTATAAGAGAAAATGGGGTGACAAATTCTCCTGTGTTGCACTGGATTCGCTTGGTGCGTTATATTCTCTTATGGAAGAAAGTGATGATGAAATGCGCAAGCGTCTGTATCATTTGTTCGAACCTTTGCGTCGTGAGAACCTTACATCTTTTATCATATTCGAAAATTTCAATACCCTTGATACGCATCAGTCGCAATCTGGTATAGAGGGTTATCTTACGGACGGGATAATAGAACTTGGAATAGCTTCAAAGCAGAATGTGTCCTACCGTTTCATAAGGGTACTCAAGATGCGTGCCACAACCCATAGTATGGACCCATGGGTGGTCACGGTTTCCGATGAAGGTCTTAAGATATACAAAGGTGTATCCTGA
- a CDS encoding CheF family chemotaxis protein, producing MEYSEVELDFIIGIPQLVTNITISDSQWTHGKVGISDQELWLSKSDDWETIPLKSIELVNRKLPKTIENRIMASSRHSNYIVVDYKKLSMFGTGYVTSSMIFTGDKANIEKLKSYLLTYLGFSADAEYEQLSPEQVRLLFLLSSGITNMDVLLPIFNKDKILLKHAFSVLKKKKLVDEFALVTPEGVAIVEDLKGKGEGTIGKDLSNSFKQIAKSWSKTTSFRATENMNKVAWKFDISSLIGHVNTEHIWKFLPLEQLEKVSIEISESGSHLKLGTKHDVAITLESIEDSITFAMFDILDGNQDTIYKLVNAIYIGVKEKKDLAYLCSIEPFAVSSKLEHMIQTELIDDDLTLTPKAIKMIRDHMSEKVTDSSLTGFVESDRLREFEMEYAKKKMMDKLL from the coding sequence ATGGAATACTCTGAAGTTGAACTGGACTTTATAATTGGTATTCCACAGCTTGTTACTAATATTACTATTTCAGATTCTCAGTGGACACACGGTAAAGTAGGCATAAGTGACCAGGAATTGTGGCTTTCAAAATCAGATGACTGGGAAACCATTCCCTTAAAGTCTATAGAACTTGTTAACCGGAAACTGCCAAAAACAATCGAAAACAGGATAATGGCTTCAAGTCGGCATTCTAATTATATTGTTGTAGATTACAAAAAACTATCAATGTTTGGTACAGGTTATGTGACATCTTCTATGATCTTTACCGGAGATAAAGCGAACATTGAAAAGTTAAAATCCTATCTGCTTACCTATTTGGGTTTCAGCGCAGACGCAGAATATGAGCAGCTAAGTCCTGAACAGGTAAGATTATTGTTCCTGCTCTCTTCAGGAATAACAAATATGGATGTACTTCTTCCTATTTTCAACAAGGACAAGATCCTTTTGAAACACGCTTTTTCAGTGCTCAAAAAGAAAAAACTCGTTGATGAATTTGCTCTTGTCACTCCTGAAGGAGTTGCAATAGTTGAAGACCTGAAAGGAAAAGGAGAAGGTACGATTGGAAAAGATCTTAGCAACTCCTTTAAGCAGATAGCAAAAAGCTGGAGTAAAACTACAAGTTTCAGGGCTACAGAGAATATGAACAAGGTAGCCTGGAAATTTGACATTTCTTCACTTATAGGTCATGTAAATACCGAGCATATCTGGAAGTTTCTTCCTCTGGAACAGCTGGAAAAGGTCAGCATTGAAATTTCAGAGTCCGGCTCTCACCTGAAGCTTGGAACAAAACATGATGTTGCGATAACGCTTGAATCAATAGAAGATTCAATCACTTTTGCTATGTTCGATATTCTGGATGGTAATCAGGATACTATATACAAGCTTGTCAATGCCATTTATATCGGAGTCAAAGAGAAAAAAGATCTTGCTTACCTTTGTTCAATTGAGCCGTTTGCAGTCTCTTCCAAACTTGAACATATGATACAGACAGAATTGATTGATGATGATCTGACTCTGACCCCTAAGGCAATCAAAATGATAAGAGACCACATGAGTGAGAAAGTAACAGATTCTTCTTTGACCGGTTTTGTGGAATCTGACAGGCTCAGGGAATTTGAAATGGAATATGCTAAAAAGAAGATGATGGATAAATTATTGTGA
- a CDS encoding DUF835 domain-containing protein, with translation MLTETENTPVLSKLMSIETDVDQNPILKSLLNSFPHLVGVYDKNYNILFLNQAGFTLSGFKPGEEKEKKCFQIFGRSTPCENCPEAILHKDISFAYNEYLDKKDKTICLRSSFNYDSAGDLVYITELTRFEGSKFLCNLQTEDGNTQITFDSLVRSIPSVVYFKNKQGQAVICNKAFEKFTNLPGYEITGKTDRELFSEYIADKFSQLDDEAISTGKTTRSTMDFIDDEGEKKFIEVTKTAIFDAEENMEGIVTLIRDVTEQTISEETLKISRDELIQTYEFIHNLMELSPIATLSLDNDMRIITINQKALDALGFEFDELIGVPFLNLLTKPEKFKRGSTKSKVLEFITKDGTSLMANVSQSIVTKEGMDERAVVTFQNISDLRNLFFDPLQEEISDENFDVDIKYAELGAGYIYYRDGIEADESYQMFANMVKSGVPGLCITRQNPERIRAEYGLLKTPFIWLTKNQESGQPYINSSELYKLQPAIYNFIEKVERGVVFLDGLEYLALDNDIKSVIKAVEEINDSVMSSSSSMVIHIDSLTLEQKDFRLMTRWMKHIKTGVDDAEEKSS, from the coding sequence ATGTTAACTGAAACCGAAAATACACCAGTCCTGTCAAAATTGATGTCCATAGAAACGGACGTAGATCAGAATCCAATACTAAAATCATTATTAAATTCATTTCCTCATTTAGTCGGTGTCTACGACAAGAACTATAATATCCTTTTTTTAAACCAGGCAGGTTTTACATTATCAGGCTTCAAGCCTGGAGAAGAAAAAGAAAAAAAATGTTTTCAGATATTTGGAAGATCGACCCCTTGTGAAAATTGTCCTGAAGCTATTTTACATAAGGATATTTCTTTTGCATACAATGAATATCTGGATAAAAAAGACAAAACTATCTGTTTAAGATCATCGTTCAATTATGATTCAGCAGGAGATTTAGTTTACATAACAGAGCTCACAAGATTCGAAGGTTCTAAGTTCCTTTGTAATTTACAGACTGAAGATGGTAATACCCAGATAACTTTTGATTCACTGGTAAGATCGATCCCGTCCGTTGTATATTTTAAAAACAAGCAAGGACAAGCTGTTATTTGTAACAAGGCTTTTGAAAAGTTCACAAACCTTCCGGGATATGAGATAACAGGTAAAACTGACAGAGAACTTTTTTCAGAATACATCGCAGATAAATTTTCTCAATTGGATGATGAAGCCATTAGTACAGGTAAAACCACACGATCAACAATGGATTTCATTGACGATGAAGGAGAAAAGAAGTTCATTGAGGTCACAAAAACAGCCATATTTGATGCAGAAGAAAATATGGAAGGTATTGTAACACTGATCCGTGATGTAACTGAACAGACAATTTCTGAAGAGACACTTAAAATATCACGTGATGAACTTATCCAGACATACGAATTCATTCATAATCTAATGGAGCTCTCACCTATAGCAACCCTGTCTCTTGACAATGACATGAGGATAATAACGATCAACCAGAAAGCCCTTGATGCTTTAGGTTTTGAATTCGATGAACTGATCGGGGTTCCTTTCTTAAACCTTTTGACAAAGCCGGAAAAATTTAAAAGGGGATCTACAAAGTCTAAGGTTCTTGAATTCATCACAAAAGACGGAACTTCTTTAATGGCTAACGTTTCACAATCAATTGTAACAAAAGAAGGCATGGATGAAAGAGCTGTAGTAACATTCCAGAATATTTCCGATCTTCGAAATCTCTTTTTTGATCCTCTGCAGGAAGAAATCTCTGATGAAAATTTTGATGTAGATATCAAATATGCAGAACTAGGTGCTGGTTATATTTACTACAGGGACGGCATTGAAGCAGATGAAAGTTATCAGATGTTTGCAAACATGGTCAAAAGCGGTGTCCCTGGTCTTTGCATAACAAGGCAGAATCCTGAAAGGATCAGAGCAGAATATGGTCTTTTGAAAACTCCTTTTATATGGCTGACAAAGAATCAGGAATCAGGGCAACCGTACATAAATTCCAGTGAGCTTTACAAGTTGCAGCCTGCAATTTATAATTTTATCGAAAAAGTTGAGCGTGGAGTCGTATTCCTTGATGGTCTGGAATATCTTGCACTTGACAATGACATTAAATCTGTTATAAAAGCCGTAGAGGAAATAAACGATTCAGTTATGAGTTCAAGCTCCAGCATGGTTATACATATTGATTCTCTGACCCTTGAGCAGAAGGATTTCCGTTTAATGACGCGCTGGATGAAACATATTAAAACCGGTGTTGACGATGCCGAAGAAAAAAGTAGCTGA
- a CDS encoding ORC1-type DNA replication protein: protein MQSKSLDGLFQELLENEPIFKNKEVLRHSYTPDSLVHRDDQINSLASILVSALRGDTPSNILIYGKTGTGKTAVTRHVGIELERKGESLGLSCKVVYLNCEVIDTQYRLLANLTRQFGEDVPMTGWPTDQVFFKFKETIDNERQVVIIILDEIDKLIKKGDDVLYNLSRINTDLENAKVSMIGVSNDLKFTEFLDPRVKSSLGEEEIIFPPYDADQISDILHERAQIAYKPDALDEMVIPLCAAFAAQEHGDARRALDLLRVAGEIAERENKSHVEEQHVKGAQEKIEVDRVIEVVRTLPTQSKLALYSVMLLRNNGYKNVTTGEVYNVYRQLCLQVDMDILTQRRVTDLMSELDMLGIVNAVVVSKGRYGRTKEIVLSVPINSTKKVLFEDYRLKPLEFFKPVLTTQLHL from the coding sequence ATGCAAAGTAAATCATTAGATGGCCTGTTCCAGGAATTACTGGAAAATGAACCTATTTTCAAAAATAAAGAGGTTTTAAGACATTCATATACTCCTGATTCGCTCGTTCACCGTGACGATCAGATCAACAGCCTTGCGTCTATTCTTGTTTCAGCGCTAAGGGGAGATACGCCTTCCAACATTCTTATTTATGGAAAGACCGGTACAGGAAAAACTGCTGTCACAAGACACGTTGGAATCGAGCTTGAAAGAAAAGGCGAGTCTCTTGGACTTTCATGTAAAGTCGTCTATCTTAATTGTGAGGTCATTGACACTCAATACAGACTTCTTGCAAACCTCACAAGACAGTTCGGTGAAGATGTCCCGATGACCGGATGGCCTACTGATCAGGTGTTTTTCAAATTCAAGGAAACTATCGACAACGAAAGACAGGTTGTTATTATTATTCTTGACGAAATCGACAAGCTCATCAAAAAAGGCGACGACGTCCTTTACAATCTTTCAAGAATAAACACAGATCTTGAAAACGCAAAGGTCAGTATGATCGGCGTTTCAAACGACCTTAAATTTACAGAATTCCTTGACCCGAGAGTAAAAAGCTCCCTGGGAGAAGAGGAAATAATTTTCCCGCCATACGATGCTGACCAGATCAGTGATATTCTTCATGAAAGAGCGCAGATCGCTTACAAGCCGGATGCTCTTGATGAAATGGTCATTCCTCTTTGCGCTGCTTTTGCAGCTCAGGAACATGGTGACGCAAGACGCGCACTTGACCTTCTAAGAGTTGCAGGAGAAATCGCGGAAAGAGAGAACAAATCCCATGTTGAGGAACAACACGTAAAAGGCGCTCAGGAAAAGATCGAAGTTGACCGTGTTATTGAAGTTGTGCGTACCCTTCCTACACAGTCTAAGCTTGCACTTTACAGTGTGATGCTCCTGAGGAACAACGGCTACAAGAACGTTACAACCGGAGAGGTCTACAACGTCTACCGCCAGCTCTGCCTTCAGGTTGACATGGATATTCTCACGCAGCGCAGGGTAACAGACCTCATGTCCGAGCTTGACATGCTTGGTATCGTCAATGCAGTTGTTGTTAGCAAGGGAAGATACGGCAGGACAAAAGAGATCGTATTAAGCGTCCCTATAAACAGTACGAAAAAAGTATTGTTTGAGGATTACAGGTTAAAACCACTTGAATTTTTCAAACCTGTCCTCACAACACAGTTGCATCTTTAA
- a CDS encoding signal peptidase I, with product MNLKESYHVFKESDNFFVSLARDILTVLLAVLVFATFSQIVFGMWTPMVAVESGSMEPHMNIGDIIFIQSIDRTEIITYEEGMNNDNYTTFEKYGNVILYKPYGQEGVTPIIHRAMYYVEEGEPMWDGGPAAPYAGYITKGDNQVTNKYYDQQGQVSYLMPVKEDWVIGVARYRVPYVGYLRLLLPGF from the coding sequence ATGAATTTAAAAGAAAGCTACCATGTTTTCAAAGAAAGTGATAATTTCTTTGTTTCGCTTGCCCGGGACATTCTGACTGTTCTGTTAGCCGTATTGGTATTTGCAACTTTCTCTCAGATAGTTTTCGGTATGTGGACACCTATGGTTGCAGTGGAATCCGGAAGTATGGAGCCGCACATGAACATCGGTGACATAATATTCATCCAGAGCATCGACAGAACTGAAATCATTACTTATGAAGAAGGCATGAATAACGATAATTACACGACCTTTGAAAAATATGGTAATGTGATACTTTACAAACCCTACGGACAGGAAGGTGTGACCCCGATAATTCACAGGGCTATGTATTATGTTGAAGAAGGAGAGCCTATGTGGGATGGCGGACCTGCTGCACCTTATGCTGGTTACATTACAAAAGGTGACAACCAGGTCACAAACAAATATTACGACCAGCAGGGACAGGTCAGTTACCTGATGCCTGTTAAGGAAGACTGGGTGATCGGTGTTGCACGCTACAGAGTTCCGTATGTGGGATACCTGAGACTGTTGCTTCCTGGTTTCTAA
- a CDS encoding DNA-directed DNA polymerase II small subunit, producing MNETDVLTAFIEEGYQISPEAVDLICSHCSPGELVAYILEHIDLSVLVIDVEHIDLEGFNSSLHVNEETFRLSEELSPEPDSSFNDSYDTDDTYDSYDSYSSYKPPSMASGFKSNYCNVDSPISVVSDITDNSTCVGEYMEFVQFFRNRYTRLSDIIRGRITARPIESLKKGKGVNFRGSREAGEVSIIGMISDMKSTSNGHKILEVEDPTGTFSVLIRSADKELYEQASHFVLDEVVGFTGTLTNDGNLMIVQKVTLPDLPAVNPKKTGSFGKAILTSDIHIGSNTFLEEPWERFLDFLNGDTDNEALLAISKEIRYLLVAGDLVDGVGIYPGQETELSIMDVYDQYKKAGEYFSMIPKHIKIIISPGNHDAVRQAEPQPRLPQCIRDYFPDNVTFVGNPSIVDLDGVKVMLYHGRSIDDLVASVPGVSYGEPTKAMVEMMKFRHLSPIYGSRVSIAPEKRDYFVIGNVPDILHCGHVHTIGVEWYKNVLLINSGTWQDQTEFQKRVNVVPTPAQVPVVDLETLKTTILKFNE from the coding sequence ATGAATGAAACTGATGTGCTTACAGCCTTTATTGAAGAAGGCTATCAGATAAGTCCCGAAGCAGTGGACCTTATATGTTCTCATTGTTCTCCCGGAGAACTTGTGGCTTACATACTTGAACATATAGATCTTTCAGTGCTCGTAATTGATGTTGAGCACATCGATCTGGAAGGTTTCAATTCCTCCCTTCATGTGAATGAAGAAACTTTCAGGCTGTCAGAAGAGCTATCACCGGAACCGGACAGTTCATTTAACGATTCGTATGATACAGATGACACATACGACTCATATGACTCATATTCTTCTTACAAGCCACCTTCAATGGCATCGGGTTTTAAGAGCAATTACTGTAATGTTGATAGTCCCATTTCTGTGGTTTCTGATATTACTGACAATTCAACATGTGTCGGAGAATACATGGAATTCGTCCAGTTCTTCAGGAACAGGTACACAAGGCTTAGCGATATAATCCGTGGAAGGATAACGGCCCGCCCTATTGAGAGTCTGAAAAAAGGAAAAGGTGTAAATTTCAGAGGTAGCCGTGAGGCAGGTGAAGTTTCAATAATCGGGATGATCTCTGATATGAAAAGCACCAGCAATGGTCATAAGATCCTTGAAGTTGAAGACCCCACAGGCACGTTTTCAGTTCTCATACGCTCGGCTGACAAGGAACTCTATGAACAGGCCAGTCACTTTGTACTCGATGAGGTTGTGGGTTTCACAGGAACTCTCACAAATGACGGCAATCTTATGATAGTTCAGAAGGTCACACTTCCTGATCTTCCCGCAGTGAACCCTAAAAAGACCGGAAGTTTTGGAAAAGCAATTCTCACATCTGATATTCACATAGGAAGCAACACTTTTCTTGAAGAACCCTGGGAACGCTTCCTTGATTTTCTCAACGGTGATACTGATAACGAAGCTCTCCTGGCGATTTCAAAGGAGATACGCTATCTTCTGGTAGCAGGTGATCTTGTTGATGGTGTTGGCATCTATCCCGGGCAGGAAACCGAACTTTCGATTATGGATGTGTACGACCAGTACAAAAAAGCCGGTGAATATTTTTCCATGATTCCAAAACACATCAAGATTATAATTTCCCCTGGAAACCACGATGCAGTACGCCAGGCTGAACCTCAGCCAAGACTTCCGCAGTGCATCAGGGACTATTTCCCGGACAATGTCACGTTTGTAGGAAATCCTTCAATTGTTGATCTCGATGGTGTAAAAGTAATGCTCTACCACGGCCGTTCCATCGATGACCTTGTAGCCTCAGTTCCGGGTGTTTCATATGGAGAGCCTACAAAAGCAATGGTGGAAATGATGAAGTTCAGGCACCTTTCACCAATCTACGGAAGCCGTGTTTCAATTGCACCGGAAAAAAGGGATTATTTTGTCATAGGCAACGTTCCGGATATCCTTCATTGCGGTCACGTACATACAATCGGCGTGGAATGGTACAAGAATGTCCTGCTGATAAATTCAGGCACCTGGCAGGACCAGACCGAATTCCAGAAAAGAGTAAATGTAGTTCCGACACCTGCACAGGTGCCGGTAGTGGATCTTGAAACCCTGAAAACAACGATTTTGAAGTTCAATGAATGA
- a CDS encoding methylamine methyltransferase corrinoid protein reductive activase: MYVISLDLGTSGFRSQLIDLEKQETVKTVITMGHPLPGGNVMDHLDFAITTGTDVAHRLFIETVKEILEKFDVEPEKIQRIAVCGNPIQLSLFQNIEIRDLAYAGENKQASLGVKNVKRDARIFPANELFADIYPMDNCEIIIPPAIKHEIGADALAMMLETDFIHQTEPCLVTDYGTNAEMALKIGERIVTASAAAGPAIEGQGIACGMLAGPGAISDINVENGHWRLTVLDDTMNPGKGPLVDPVSGATIEEGDLVPKGITGTGVISTMALAIKEGLITKLPKLPNGKLILGDGIVITDADVEEVGKAIGAIRAAHMTLMVESGLKYEDLRYSYMSGATGTYVDADKARHIGSVPGFSKGIIQFGNTSIGLARKLAIDVSKLDEVIAVAKKIHADHLMMATSETFKDIYVCELSTWQQGMPAEMYSQMLEMYGIPVFPQDLEKVEIERRVSRDIDDVGYLGLDIVKDIGITLEAPVEKCILCQECVEECPEDALEIIENDGQRIVNIDSQHCLGTSCRRCVAICPEQTMNHSLLKIKEE; the protein is encoded by the coding sequence ATGTATGTGATTTCCCTTGACCTTGGAACAAGTGGTTTCAGGTCACAGCTCATCGATCTTGAGAAACAGGAAACTGTAAAGACTGTAATCACAATGGGACACCCGCTTCCTGGCGGAAATGTGATGGACCACCTTGATTTTGCGATCACCACCGGAACGGATGTGGCTCACAGGCTTTTCATCGAAACTGTGAAAGAGATACTTGAAAAGTTTGATGTCGAACCTGAAAAGATACAGCGTATAGCCGTTTGTGGAAATCCCATACAACTCTCACTTTTCCAGAACATCGAGATAAGGGACCTTGCTTATGCAGGTGAAAACAAACAGGCATCTCTTGGTGTTAAAAACGTAAAAAGAGATGCAAGGATATTCCCTGCAAACGAACTTTTTGCTGATATCTATCCAATGGATAATTGTGAGATAATTATTCCACCGGCAATCAAACACGAAATTGGTGCTGATGCCCTTGCCATGATGCTGGAAACCGATTTCATTCACCAGACGGAACCATGTCTTGTCACTGATTACGGAACAAATGCTGAGATGGCATTGAAGATCGGGGAGAGAATAGTAACCGCAAGTGCAGCCGCTGGTCCTGCAATTGAAGGACAGGGAATTGCATGTGGAATGCTAGCAGGTCCGGGAGCTATCAGTGATATCAATGTTGAGAATGGGCACTGGAGACTTACTGTACTTGATGATACAATGAATCCAGGAAAAGGACCACTTGTTGACCCGGTAAGCGGTGCGACAATTGAGGAAGGAGATCTTGTTCCAAAAGGTATCACCGGAACAGGAGTTATTTCCACAATGGCGCTTGCCATTAAAGAAGGTCTGATCACAAAACTTCCGAAGCTCCCAAATGGAAAACTGATACTTGGTGATGGTATTGTTATCACTGATGCGGATGTTGAGGAAGTCGGTAAGGCAATTGGCGCGATCCGTGCAGCTCACATGACACTTATGGTTGAATCGGGACTGAAATATGAGGATCTGAGATACTCATACATGTCAGGTGCAACAGGCACATATGTTGATGCTGACAAGGCAAGGCATATAGGTTCTGTTCCCGGTTTTTCAAAGGGAATAATTCAGTTTGGTAACACTTCCATCGGACTTGCAAGGAAGCTTGCCATCGATGTTTCAAAGCTTGATGAGGTCATTGCAGTTGCAAAGAAGATACACGCTGACCACCTGATGATGGCAACAAGTGAGACTTTCAAGGATATCTACGTCTGCGAACTCTCTACATGGCAGCAGGGAATGCCAGCTGAGATGTATTCTCAGATGCTTGAAATGTACGGAATTCCTGTATTTCCACAGGACCTTGAAAAAGTTGAGATAGAAAGAAGAGTTTCCAGGGATATTGATGATGTCGGTTACCTTGGTCTTGATATTGTAAAGGATATTGGTATCACACTTGAAGCTCCAGTGGAAAAATGCATACTCTGCCAAGAGTGCGTGGAAGAATGTCCTGAGGATGCACTGGAAATAATTGAGAATGATGGACAGAGGATTGTGAATATTGACAGCCAGCATTGCCTTGGTACAAGTTGCAGGCGTTGCGTGGCTATATGTCCTGAGCAGACGATGAACCATTCACTGCTGAAGATAAAAGAAGAATGA
- the pylD gene encoding 3-methylornithyl-N6-L-lysine dehydrogenase PylD yields the protein MALLTPEDLENLSMKLEENDEIAKRVTGLDIRGICEALYGTEPGTEKVGIVPITAGNGIISNFTSSLLFIVRYFGFEGFITEHPDVTGYYEAVSQGADVIMMADDYIFTAHNLRNEKIVSNHVATGVIYADIASRYKEATSKDILVIGLGRVGYAGACHLVNKGFNVYACDPNKEFLQKAVDELGIKPYCSDDRKKFSMVFEATPNANTISEGMIEERCLVSTPGIPCGLPPEIGQKYHVDLVMEPLVIGVASMLYSVIQN from the coding sequence ATGGCACTTTTAACACCGGAAGACCTTGAGAACCTTTCAATGAAACTTGAAGAGAATGATGAGATCGCAAAAAGAGTTACAGGTCTTGATATAAGAGGTATATGTGAGGCGCTTTACGGTACTGAGCCCGGTACTGAGAAAGTAGGAATCGTTCCCATCACCGCCGGAAATGGTATCATCAGTAATTTCACATCATCACTCCTGTTCATAGTCCGGTATTTCGGTTTTGAAGGTTTCATAACAGAACACCCTGATGTAACAGGGTACTATGAAGCTGTTTCTCAGGGTGCTGATGTCATAATGATGGCTGATGACTACATCTTCACCGCCCACAACCTGAGGAATGAAAAGATAGTAAGCAACCACGTTGCAACAGGAGTGATATACGCTGATATCGCTTCCAGATACAAGGAAGCCACATCAAAGGATATACTTGTCATCGGACTCGGAAGGGTCGGCTATGCAGGAGCCTGCCATCTTGTTAACAAGGGATTCAATGTCTACGCATGCGACCCCAACAAGGAATTCCTCCAGAAGGCTGTGGATGAACTTGGGATCAAGCCCTATTGCAGCGATGACCGGAAGAAGTTCTCAATGGTCTTTGAGGCAACACCGAATGCTAACACCATATCCGAAGGTATGATCGAAGAAAGGTGTCTGGTCTCAACTCCGGGAATTCCCTGCGGACTTCCACCTGAAATAGGTCAGAAGTATCATGTTGATCTTGTAATGGAGCCACTTGTAATTGGAGTGGCTTCAATGTTGTATTCTGTGATCCAGAATTAG
- the pylC gene encoding 3-methylornithine--L-lysine ligase PylC: MTSICIIGGKLQGFEFTYLAHKAGMDVVLVDRREKPLIRKVVDSFHCFDVVKEPEKLIELSENVDAIIPVNENLETIEFLRDIKDKLACPVLFDFDAYHISMDKKRSKDYFKSIDIPTPADKPTSPPYFVKPPCESSSIGTSIIYDDKSLEGLDPSMLIEEYVEGDVISLEVIGDGTHFSVVKETKIHIDGTYDCHMVTPIDNYPEFRKITYELAKNLNLRGIMDVEAIDSSRGLKVLEIDARFPSQTPTAVYHSTGVNLVEMLMKAFLGEVQETDLVPETNYCIYEHLLLENGELKPVGEHVLSQGDEYVQFHESEGLEIFESRGENKNSVFTLISYGTGREETEKIRQSGMEMIIGHFMKREQEE; encoded by the coding sequence ATGACCTCAATATGCATAATCGGTGGCAAGCTCCAGGGTTTTGAGTTCACTTATCTTGCACACAAGGCAGGCATGGATGTAGTGCTTGTAGACCGCAGGGAAAAGCCTCTCATACGCAAGGTTGTTGACAGTTTTCACTGCTTTGATGTTGTCAAGGAACCTGAAAAGCTCATCGAACTCTCAGAAAATGTGGATGCTATCATCCCTGTGAATGAGAACCTTGAGACAATAGAGTTCCTCAGAGACATAAAGGACAAGCTTGCATGCCCAGTACTCTTTGATTTCGATGCCTACCATATCAGCATGGACAAGAAGCGTTCCAAGGATTATTTCAAGTCAATTGATATCCCTACTCCTGCAGATAAGCCAACAAGCCCGCCATATTTCGTGAAGCCGCCATGCGAGAGCAGCAGCATCGGGACTTCTATAATATATGATGACAAGAGCCTGGAAGGACTTGACCCTTCAATGCTCATTGAGGAATATGTTGAGGGTGATGTGATTTCCCTTGAAGTGATTGGTGATGGAACTCACTTTTCAGTTGTAAAGGAAACGAAGATACACATCGATGGCACCTACGACTGCCACATGGTTACTCCTATTGATAATTATCCTGAGTTCAGGAAAATCACGTATGAGCTTGCAAAGAACCTCAATCTCCGGGGAATAATGGACGTTGAAGCAATAGACAGCTCCAGGGGACTCAAGGTACTGGAAATAGATGCAAGGTTCCCAAGCCAGACACCCACAGCCGTTTATCACTCTACCGGAGTCAACCTTGTGGAGATGCTCATGAAGGCGTTTCTGGGAGAAGTTCAGGAAACAGACCTGGTTCCTGAGACTAATTACTGCATTTACGAGCACCTTTTACTTGAAAATGGAGAACTGAAACCTGTTGGCGAGCATGTGCTCTCACAGGGAGATGAATACGTGCAGTTCCATGAATCAGAAGGACTTGAAATATTCGAGTCCAGAGGAGAGAACAAGAACAGCGTTTTCACCCTGATTAGCTATGGAACTGGCAGAGAAGAAACTGAAAAGATAAGACAAAGCGGAATGGAAATGATCATCGGTCATTTCATGAAGAGAGAACAGGAGGAATGA